ATTTTTGCCCAAAGAGCACAGACTTCTTATGCAAGAACTCAGGTGGAACTGGCACAATATCAATATCTTTTACCTCGATTGACCAGGATGTGGACTCACTTGGAGCGCCAGAAAGGGGGAATCGGAATGAGAGGTCCCGGTGAAACGGAAATTGAGACTGACCGTCGTATTATCCGTGACAGAATATCTTTATTGAAAGAGAAGCTGAAGACGATTGACAGGCAGATGGCTACACAACGTAATAACCGTGGAAAGGTAGTGCGTGCAGCGCTGGTAGGATATACCAATGTAGGGAAATCTACCCTGATGAATTCTATTTCGAAATCTGAGGTTTTCGCGGAAAATAAATTATTTGCAACACTAGATACCACAGTAAGAAAAGTAGTAATTGGTAATTTACCATTTCTGCTTACTGATACGGTAGGGTTTATCAGAAAATTACCAACTCAGCTGGTGGAGTCATTCAAATCTACTCTGGATGAAGTTCGTGAAGCAGATCTTTTGATTCACGTTGTGGATATTTCGCACGAAAGTTTTGAAGATCACATAGAATCTGTAAATCATATTTTAATGGAAATCAATGCTCATCAGAAACCAATGATTATGGTTTTTAATAAGATTGATGATTTCAGCTACGATAAAAAAGACGACGATGATCTTACTCCTTCAACCCGCAGAAATGTTTCTTTGGATGAGTGGAAAAGAACATGGATGGCAAAATCTAAACATCCAACCGTTTTCATCTCCGCTTTGACGAAGGAAAACTTTCCGGAAATGAAAAAAATGATCTATGATGAAGTAATGAAGATTCATATTTCAAGATTTCCGTACAATGATTTCCTTTTCGAATATTTCGATAACGACGAAGAAGAAAGCAACAATTAATGAAATATCATTTTTTCCTTTTATTCATTATGTTTTCGGTTTTTGGCTTCAGCCAGAAATCAAAAGTTGATTTAAAAGCCATTGAGAAAAGCCTCAAAAATCCTGATTCTCCATACAATTACGAGAAACTTATTTTCAAATATAAAGGCTATCCAAAGTCTTTAGACAGTATAGAATCACAATATCTGTACTATGGGAGAAACTTTCGAAGCGGGAAGGTGTTAACTACCGGAGATGATTTCAAAAGTCTGGCAGAGGCTTTTAAGCAAGGCCGCTTTGAAGAATGTATCAAACAGGGGAAAACATTGTATGATAAAGATCCTACCAATCTGGATATCCTTCTGATCCTTCTAAGGGCCTATGATTCAATGAAAGATGGGAATAATTTCATACACCATCTCAATCAGTTCCGTTCCCTTACAGACGGAATAAAGAGCTCAGGAGACGGTAAATCTGAGAAAACAGCTTATCTCGTTAATTCTGTGGGTGACGAATATATTCTGCTGAATATCCTGAATATAGGACAGGATTATACCAGAAATTCAAAAGTTGCTAAAGACGGGATGTATGATATCTGGGAAAAAGAGGGCCGGCAAACTTATATCAAAATACTTTATTTAGACTAACTAATTAATCTTTTAAAAAAAACACTTAGTGGAGTTATATTATTCATTTTCAGCATTAATCGTATTAGCATCTATATTCGCCTATCTTAATTACAGATTTTTAAAACTTCCAAGTACCATTGGGATCATGGTAATTGCCATTGTGGTTTCTATTTTTCTTGTGATGTTTGGAGAAACGGTTCTTCCGAGAACTTTCGGACATCTTCACAACCTTATGAACGGTATCGACTTTACGGAAGTTTTGATGGGCGCTATGCTTAATTTTCTGCTTTTTGCTGGAGGAATTCATATTAACATTAATGATCTCAAGGAACAGTTCAGGCCTGTAGTGATTTTTTCCACGGTGGGAGTTGTCATTTCCACCTTTGTAGTAGGGTTCGGAATGTTTTATTTATTACCATATGTAGGTGTACAGCTTCCTTTTATCTACTGTCTTGTATTTGGAGCATTAATTTCTCCTACCGATCCGGTAGCGGTTTTAAGCGTACTGAAACAGGCTAACGTATCAAAGTCTCTGGAAACGAAAGTGGCCGGAGAGTCCCTTTTCAATGATGGTATGGCGGTTGTGGTATTTACTGTGATCTTACAGCTTGCGGTAGGGAAGGAAGTAGATCTGGGAGTTGAAACAATCGGATTGCTTTTGCTTAAAGAAGCCGGTGGGGGGCTTTTGCTTGGGGTTTTGCTTGGATGGGTTACTTCAAGGCTTATGCGTGAAGTGGATGACTATATTATCTCTGTACTGGTAACGCTTTCCGTAGTGATGGGAGGTTATCTTATCGCCAGACAAATGCATATTTCAGGCCCATTGACCATGGTGGCAGCAGGATTGTTTATGGGGAACTTTAACAGGAGTTTCAAAATGAAATCCGTTACTCAGGATTATCTTATCAAATTCTGGGAACTTATTGATGAAATTCTGAATGCCGTTTTGTTCCTGTTCATCGGATTTGAACTTTTGATGATTAAAGATCTGAAGCATTATATGATTCCGGGTGTATTGGCGATCATTGTTGTTCTGCTGGCAAGATTTATTTCTATTTGGGGGCCTACCAAGTTTACCTCTCTAAGGAGGAGCTTTAGTCCGCAAACGGTAAAAGTATTGGTCTGGGGAGGAATCCGGGGAGGGGTTTCCATTGCTTTGGCAATGTCTATTCCCAAAAGTGAATACAGTGAAATTATTTTAAGTATAACCTATTGTGTAGTAGTATTCTCAATTATTGTACAGGGGCTTACCATTGCTAAAGTGGCCAATCCCAAAAAGATTGCAATAGAAGAGGAGGAGCAGGAAAATAGCGTTCTGGAAGAAAAAGTTTAATTGCAAAATTGACAGCAGTTTCCAATGAAAAGTATAGTCAAAGAAATAGAAGAAGCCTTAGCTGTTTTATCCATTCCTGAAAAGGCCGAATTCTTTCCAAGATTCTTCAAAACCGGAAAAGGAGAATATGGTGAAGGTGATTTGTTTCTGGGTGTAAAGGTTCCGGACCAGCGGTCTGTAGCGAAAGAATATTATTCGAAAATAAGCTTAGAGGAGCTTAGTATACTGGTTTCTTCAAAATATCATGAACATAGGCTGACCGCACTTTTTATGCTGATTTCTAAGTTTGAAAAAACAAAAGATAAAACTGTAAAAGAAGAGGTAGTGGCATTTTATCTGAATCACCTTCCTAATGTCAATAACTGGGATCTTGTAGATTCAAGCTGCTACAAAATTCTGGGTAGATATGCTTTTGAAAACCAGAAAGAACATCTTCTGAGAGAACTTTCAGAGTCCGAAGAGATGTGGCATAAAAGAATGGCTGTTGTAGGAACTATGCATTATGTGAAAAAAGGCTCATTTGACCTTACAAAGGAATTCGTGACAAGAAACCTGAAGCATCCGCATGATCTTATGCATAAGGCAAACGGCTGGCTGCTAAGAGAAATGGGGAATAAAAATGAAGCAGAATTAATCAGCTACCTGAATCTGTATTATAAGGAAATGCCGAGAACCTGTTTACGGTATGCCATTGAAAAACTGGATGAAGATCTTCGTCAGGATTATCTGAAGGGGCATATTTAAAAAACATAAAATACAATAGCAGTATCATTTTCTATCCTCAAAAAGTACCTGAAAACCGCTATTTATGTTCAGAAAATCAAAGATTGTAAGGATTTAAAGACGGAATTGAGTAATTTTGTCGTTTTAAGCCCAATCATGAAAAATCTTATTAAATTATTCCTGCTTTTTATTCCCTTATTGCTTCTGACGAGTTGTTTCGATATTTTAGATAAGGTGAATCTAAAGGCGGACGGCACAGGAGAGTACACTATTATTCTCAATGCCAGTAAAAGTAAAACAAGGCTGGCATCGATTTCTAAAATGGAAACCATAAATGGTAAAAAAGTTCCAAAAAAATCCGAAATTGAAAATAAAATCAATGAAGCTGCTCAGATTTTCAAAGGAACTCCGGGGATCAGCAATGTAAAAACTTCCATGGATTTTGATAATTATATCCTCAAACTGAGCTGTAATTTCAAAAAGATCGAAAATATCAATGCCGGATTAGAAAAGCTTAAAGCTCAGAATATATTAGGCAAAATGGTCCCTACGCAAGTCTACAGTCAAAACCTTGAGAAAAAATTACTGACCAGAAACAAAGTCAGTACCTTTAAAGCAGATTACGACAAGATGAGCAAAGCAGACAGGGAAGTCTTTAATGATGCCAAATATACTTCCATTATGCAGTTTGAAAACACAGTGAAATCCCAGACAAATAACGCCTATCTGCTTTCCCCGAACAAAAAAGCACTCAAGCTGGAGGCTGATGTTCTGGATGTAATCCTTCAGAAAAAACAAATACAAAATACAATCCTTTTTCAATAAATTTCTACCCCTATAATCATGAAATCTATCTTATTAAAAACACAAAAAACGATTTTATTACTCTTTGGCTTTACTCTGGTTTTTGCCCAAAATAGCATGAAAATCCCCAATGATGCCGTATTTTATATGGAAGTCAACGGGAAGCAGCTCAATAATAAAATAAACTGGGAGAAACTGAATCCTTTGTTGCACGAGCTGAGCAAAAAGAGTAAAGAAAAGCTCTCCTGGACTGACTATTCTAAGACAGGAATCAAATACGATGCTGTTCAGTATCACTATGCAAGCTTTAATGACTCCATTAAGACGTATAACACTCATTTTATCATTGATAACAAAGAAAAGTTTCAGGAATTCATCAATTCTGTCAAGAAAAAAGGATTGGAAATTTCTAAAAAAAACAAGTATTCTTACGTTGATATAGATGATGATGTCTTTGTTGCATGGAACGAAAGCCGTGCTGTTCTTAGCTTCATAAGCTATACGAAACCTTATAAAGATCTGTGGAAAGAAGAAGTTGTTGTGGACAGTGCTGCTGCTGTAGCAATAGATAGCGTTGCTGTAGATACTTCAGACAGTACTTATGCTGAAGAGCCGGACAAGCCTTTTGATTATAAAGAAGAAATAAAGAGCCTGAAGGAAGATGTTAAATACCTTAAAGAAAGCATTAAAGATAACAATCTGGAAATAGCAAGAATCCAGAAGGATATCAAATACCTGCAAAAACATCATCAGTACCCTAAAGAAAAAGAACAGCCGGAAAGTCCTGAACAGCAAGAAGAAGGGGCAGACTATGATGAAGCGGAAGCTGATAAAGCCTACCAAAAAGAGCAGGATTCTATCCGCAGGGAAAATTTCAAGATCGTTAAAAAAGAGGCGGAAGCACATTTTGATGTGTATTTCAATTCAAATCTGAATATTGAGGCTTCTAAAGAAATGCAGACCTTCAGAGATGCTGATTCTGATGTTTTTATTTATACAGACTATGGAAGAATAGTTAACGATGGAATCTATGGCAAAATGATGAAGCGCTATGACTTTGGACAGATCTTTCAGAATATGTACAATTCAAGCACTGCTTACAATCTGTATTTTGATAAAGATAAAGTAAGACTTGTGAATAATTATCAGCACAAAAATGCTGAAATTCAGAAAAATATATCTTCTATTTATAAAGGAAAGAAAAATAAAAAACTGCTGGAGCTTATCAATGACAAAAGCATTGGGTACTATGCTGTTAATGTCAATGGAGGAAAATCTTTTGACCTGATGTACAGCCTTCTTCAGGATTCAGGAGAAAGTGAATATAAAAAAGAGATGGGGCTGATCATGGAAATCATGAAAATCGTTCTGGATGAAGAAGCCATCGCTAAAATAGCTCCGGGCAACGGTATTTTTGTATTAAACGAATTGAAATCCAAGAAAGTAGACTACACAGATTATGAATATGATGCTGACTTCAACGAAAAAGAGGTAAAGAAAACGAAAGATATTGCAGTTCCGAACTTTACTTTTGCTTTTGCAACGGAGAATGAAGGGTACTGGAAACGGATCTTTAACCTGTTGACTACAAATAAAAAACTAGCTAAGAAATTCTCGAAAAAAGGAGATTTTTATGTATTCAAGGACGAGAAATCGGGCGGATATCTTGATCAGTTATTCTTTACAGTAAAAGACGGCATCGTTTATCTGATGAGCTCTACGGAAAATATTCTGCCTGCCGCTCAGTCTGATGCATCAAAAAAATGGGCAAAAGACTCTTCCAAATATCCTTTGTCCGGAAGGTTGGATCTGCAGAAGCTTCTGGCTGGTCTGGATAAGGAATTCAAGAGCCCTTCACAGAGAAAGACTTTTGATTTTCTAAGAAAAAACATAGGAGAAATGTATTATAAGACAGAGGTAAAAGGGGAAAGCATTCAGACTGAAATGAATTATAATATCAAAGGTTCCTCTGAAAATAGCCTGATGTATTTCTTCGATCTGTTTAACGAGATTTTTAAAAACAAAGAGTCAGAAAAGAAACCTCAGATATTATAAATGAGCAAAAAGAAAATTATTGCCCCGTTAATTCTGTCATTCGTTGCTGCTGCCATATACTTTGTGTTTTTCCATAAAGATAAAAACCTGCGGTATATACCTGAAAGCGCAGATGTGGTAGTTTTGGTTGATGTAAAAAAATTAACGAGGCAATATATATTCAGTTTGGTGACGCATCCTTCTCATTGGTCGGGAGGTAAGACCAATGATAAACATTCAGCTTCTCTCAAAGATTCAGGAATCAGAATTCCGGATTTTTTGCAGATATTCCATATTAAAGATTCCGGATTTTCAGAGTGGTATGCCATTATGGAGCTGAAAGACCAGC
This genomic window from Chryseobacterium sp. MEBOG06 contains:
- the hflX gene encoding GTPase HflX; its protein translation is MLEKKEHNYEKAVLVGVITQNQDEEKLTEYLDELEFLAFTAGATIEKRFTQKLTQPDSKTFIGSGKAIEIKEYVKENGIGTVIFDDELSPSQLKNLEREMEVKILDRTNLILDIFAQRAQTSYARTQVELAQYQYLLPRLTRMWTHLERQKGGIGMRGPGETEIETDRRIIRDRISLLKEKLKTIDRQMATQRNNRGKVVRAALVGYTNVGKSTLMNSISKSEVFAENKLFATLDTTVRKVVIGNLPFLLTDTVGFIRKLPTQLVESFKSTLDEVREADLLIHVVDISHESFEDHIESVNHILMEINAHQKPMIMVFNKIDDFSYDKKDDDDLTPSTRRNVSLDEWKRTWMAKSKHPTVFISALTKENFPEMKKMIYDEVMKIHISRFPYNDFLFEYFDNDEEESNN
- a CDS encoding DUF4919 domain-containing protein, whose protein sequence is MKYHFFLLFIMFSVFGFSQKSKVDLKAIEKSLKNPDSPYNYEKLIFKYKGYPKSLDSIESQYLYYGRNFRSGKVLTTGDDFKSLAEAFKQGRFEECIKQGKTLYDKDPTNLDILLILLRAYDSMKDGNNFIHHLNQFRSLTDGIKSSGDGKSEKTAYLVNSVGDEYILLNILNIGQDYTRNSKVAKDGMYDIWEKEGRQTYIKILYLD
- a CDS encoding cation:proton antiporter, with amino-acid sequence MELYYSFSALIVLASIFAYLNYRFLKLPSTIGIMVIAIVVSIFLVMFGETVLPRTFGHLHNLMNGIDFTEVLMGAMLNFLLFAGGIHININDLKEQFRPVVIFSTVGVVISTFVVGFGMFYLLPYVGVQLPFIYCLVFGALISPTDPVAVLSVLKQANVSKSLETKVAGESLFNDGMAVVVFTVILQLAVGKEVDLGVETIGLLLLKEAGGGLLLGVLLGWVTSRLMREVDDYIISVLVTLSVVMGGYLIARQMHISGPLTMVAAGLFMGNFNRSFKMKSVTQDYLIKFWELIDEILNAVLFLFIGFELLMIKDLKHYMIPGVLAIIVVLLARFISIWGPTKFTSLRRSFSPQTVKVLVWGGIRGGVSIALAMSIPKSEYSEIILSITYCVVVFSIIVQGLTIAKVANPKKIAIEEEEQENSVLEEKV
- a CDS encoding DNA alkylation repair protein, with product MKSIVKEIEEALAVLSIPEKAEFFPRFFKTGKGEYGEGDLFLGVKVPDQRSVAKEYYSKISLEELSILVSSKYHEHRLTALFMLISKFEKTKDKTVKEEVVAFYLNHLPNVNNWDLVDSSCYKILGRYAFENQKEHLLRELSESEEMWHKRMAVVGTMHYVKKGSFDLTKEFVTRNLKHPHDLMHKANGWLLREMGNKNEAELISYLNLYYKEMPRTCLRYAIEKLDEDLRQDYLKGHI